A window from Exiguobacterium marinum DSM 16307 encodes these proteins:
- a CDS encoding Dps family protein — translation MASQGALNTLNKEVANYGLLFVKLHNYHWYINGPHFFTYHEKLEELYNLVAELYDDVAERLLMNDGEPFATMKEYLEHSTLKEGDRHAETEQMIKDIINDFKQIRQEMQDSMEKFEDGDEAIEDTFVSHIERLEKEIWMMSAALGKKTKL, via the coding sequence ATGGCTAGTCAAGGTGCACTCAATACGTTAAACAAAGAAGTGGCGAACTATGGGCTGTTATTTGTGAAGCTCCATAATTATCATTGGTATATCAATGGTCCTCACTTCTTTACGTATCATGAGAAACTAGAAGAGCTCTACAACCTAGTGGCAGAGCTTTACGATGACGTAGCAGAGCGACTTCTCATGAACGACGGGGAACCGTTTGCGACGATGAAAGAGTATTTAGAACACTCAACGCTAAAAGAGGGCGATCGTCACGCTGAAACAGAACAGATGATCAAAGACATCATCAACGACTTCAAACAAATCCGTCAAGAGATGCAGGATTCGATGGAGAAATTTGAAGATGGAGATGAAGCGATTGAAGATACATTCGTTTCTCATATCGAACGACTCGAAAAAGAGATTTGGATGATGTCTGCCGCACTCGGCAAAAAAACGAAGCTGTAA